ACAAAATTGCCGGAATCCGGGAAAACAATGGGTCCGCCACAACTCAGTGAGTAACCGGTGGAACCGGTAGGCGTTGCCACTACCAAACCATCTGCCCAGTAAACATTCAGAAATTCTCCGTTGATATAAGTGTGGATCTTCAGCATGGAAGCCGTATCCCTTTTATGTATGGCAAATTCATTGAGGCCAAATGGCTTGTCACCGAATAACGGCATATCCGCATCCAGGTGCACCAATGTCCGCTGCTCGGTTACATAGGTGCGCAAAGCCAGGGACTTTATCGCCAACCGCAGGTTGTCGCGGCCAATGCTCGACAAAAACCCCAGCCGGCCGAAATTAATGCCCATAATGGCAATCGGCTTATCCATGATCAGCGCAACAGTATCCAGCAGGGTGCCATCACCACCCAGGCTTACAATACATTCCACATCCCAGGAAAGATCGGCTGTTTGCTCAAATACACGGGTCTGTGCATCCAATCCCACATCCATTCTGATCTCTTCAAAAAACGGCCGGAACACGGTATAGCTAAGGCCATAGGCATTCAGTTCCTGGAAAAACGTTTTTACATCTTCCAGTTGTAACTGATCGATACCCCTGCTGTAAACGGCAATAGTCATGTTAATAAATATCCTTCTTCTGTAAATATATACCGTTTTCGCCTAAATGGTTGTAGGAGAACTCTACTTTCAATGTGAAGTTATTAACGGTAAAAATATCAAATCCGATACCGCCACCCAACAGCAGGCGGTTAGGCATTTTGTTGGTTGGACCCGGATGCGGGTTGTACACATAACCTGCATTTCCAAATATCTTGCTGTAAATTTTCAACGGAACCGGTTCCGGGAATACCCGTTTAAAGGGAAGCGAAAAGCTAAAATTGGTTAGCCTCGTGGCCAGCGAAGCATTTACAAAACCACCCGCCACGCCATCGATTACATAGTACTCGTAGCCTCGCAAAAACATATCACCATAACCCAAAAGTTGTTGGTTATAATAAGGTTGTTTAAATGGTACTTTTATGGTACCGCTGGCACCGATACTGTAATAGGAAAGCTTGCCCAAACGCCAGTATCCAATACTTTTCACATTGAGTTGCCAAACGTTGATGGCATTGTTGAAGCCCTGCTTCGATAAGAAGATCTCCGCCGCATGGCCCTGGGTGGGATAGGGCGTATAATCCACATTCTGATACCGCATCCGGTAATAGATCTCTCCGTATTTTAATTGTTCACCGCTGCGTTTTATTATGTTGGGGTTTAACCGGAATACCGTATCGCCCAGCCGGAGCGAATGCATGCCCAGTCCAAAATAGTGCGTGGTATAAATCCGTTTCCGGTAAGAGAATTCCAGTTTGCTGTCGAAAAAATTTCTTAAGAACCCGGAGTCTTTTATAAACTGCTGTTTATCGTGGACGGTATTATACTGCACTTCATGATTTTTGCCTACATCTACCTGAACATTGATGCCCCATTTTTGTCTTTTATCAATATACGGTCGCTGGTAACCAAAGCTCAGCTGCCTGGTATAACCCGTTATAAAATAAAAACGCAGCTTATCATTATTACCGGTTACATTATCCCACAACAGTTTGATACCATAATCGATCCTTGCCGTACTGGCTCCTTTCTCAAACAGCCATTGATTCAGGTTCCGGTCTACAGGTTTAAAATACGGCAGGGGCAGCAGGTACCATTTTTCAATCACTTCCACCCGGATATCGATATAGGGGGGATCAAACAACAACACTGATACATTCCCTTTTTGAAACAGGTCAAGGTTCAGGATCCGTGTTTTTGCCAGCTCAAACAGCTCCGGTATATTTTTTAGTAAAATAGAGTCTCCCCTCTTAAAAGGCAGCTCACGCAGTAAAATGGTATCCCGGGTTTTCCTGTTCCCGTCAAAAATAATATTCCGGATGATGAATTTCTTTTCCAGAGAGTGCGGCAGACTATCAATACCCGGATCATTTTGTGTAACGGGCGAAGCCTTGTTTACCTCTTTGCTGCCTGGAGGAAGGGTATCGGTCTGCGCAAATATAGTTGTGTAACACCCCGATAAAATAAGGATAAGAATAAGGAAGCTATTTTTCAGGGTCAAAATTTTCACATTAAAAGATCATTACGGGTGCTAAATATTCAGGTAGTTCATCAGGTTTTCGTAATTTTCTTTTAGTTCATTAGTGTATAATTCTTCTCCAAAATAATACTTAACAAGATAATCATACCGCTGAAAACTAGCTACAATGTCTGATACCTCCAGTTTATTAATCCGAATGGTGATTTCGAGAGCGTTCCGCTCACGGATGGGCCGGGTATTCAATTGCGTGATCTGCGCATCATTTGCCTCCACAATTTTTGTGATCTCCGAAAAGGAATATTGACTCGAATCAATCTCCAGCACAATCAACGCGCCCGGATCCTGTAACTGCAAAAAGTCTGCAACATAGCCGGCCAGCTTTCCGGCTTCGATTGCACCGATAAAATTATTTTCTTTATCCACGACCGGCACCACCGATAAATGATAGGTATTGGCCAGTGCAAAGGCTTTTAAAAAATGTTCGTCCTCCTTTACGGAATAGCTATGCAGTGGTTGCGGTATTTCGCTAATGGATAATTCATCGTCCACATCCAGCAAGGTGGTTTCGTTTACCAGCCCCGCCAGCTTGCCTTCGTTTGTTACCGCCAGGTCCATTACATGATGTTCCTGCATCAGGTTTAATACCTGATAAACACGGTCCGACAACTTGAGTTGTGGCAATGCTTCAAATGATAAATCTTTAACTAGCATGATACTTGTCTGTCTTTACCGATAAGACAGCTCTCAGGAGACATTTGTTGCAACCGCTCCCAGTCTTTGCAGAAAATTAAGCAAAATTTTATTAAACTCAGCCGGAACTTCCATCATGGGTGCATGGCCGCATTTATCTATAAAATGAAGCTCGCTGTTCGGAAGCAGTTTTTTAAACTCTTCGGCTACAAATGGGGGGGTCACATTGTCGTTTTTACCCCATATCAAAAGTGCGGGGATCGTGATCCTGCTCAACTCCTCGCCCAGGTTATTGCGGATGGCGCTTTTGGCCAGCGCAATGATCTTGATCACCTTTAACCGGTTGTTGGTAATATCAAATACCTCATCTACCAATTCCTCGGTAGCCATGGCGGGGTCGTAAAAGGTATACTCCGTTTTTTTACGGATGTACTCCCGGTCGCCTCTTTTAGGATAGCTATCGCCCATGCCGTTTTCAAAAAGACCAGAACTGCCCGTAAGGATCAGCGACTTCACCACTTTGGGCTCATTCCTTAAAAGATATACCAACCCTACATGGCCACCCAGCGAGTTACCTAGCAGGTGTACGTCTTCGTAGCCCCGGGTTTCTATAA
The sequence above is a segment of the Niabella agricola genome. Coding sequences within it:
- a CDS encoding alpha/beta fold hydrolase, whose amino-acid sequence is MEYEIKQHDKFRYIEEGEGQTLVLLHGLFGALSNFGDLINYFKNHMKVVVPMLPLLEMDILNTSVSGLAKYVNKFIETRGYEDVHLLGNSLGGHVGLVYLLRNEPKVVKSLILTGSSGLFENGMGDSYPKRGDREYIRKKTEYTFYDPAMATEELVDEVFDITNNRLKVIKIIALAKSAIRNNLGEELSRITIPALLIWGKNDNVTPPFVAEEFKKLLPNSELHFIDKCGHAPMMEVPAEFNKILLNFLQRLGAVATNVS
- a CDS encoding NAD kinase, producing the protein MTIAVYSRGIDQLQLEDVKTFFQELNAYGLSYTVFRPFFEEIRMDVGLDAQTRVFEQTADLSWDVECIVSLGGDGTLLDTVALIMDKPIAIMGINFGRLGFLSSIGRDNLRLAIKSLALRTYVTEQRTLVHLDADMPLFGDKPFGLNEFAIHKRDTASMLKIHTYINGEFLNVYWADGLVVATPTGSTGYSLSCGGPIVFPDSGNFVITPVAPHHLNMRSLVVNDNSIISFDIESRSEDIICALDSRKEIVTTNVSLAVKRESFTIALVRLSENNFLHTLQTKLIWGLDRRN
- a CDS encoding CBS domain-containing protein, giving the protein MLVKDLSFEALPQLKLSDRVYQVLNLMQEHHVMDLAVTNEGKLAGLVNETTLLDVDDELSISEIPQPLHSYSVKEDEHFLKAFALANTYHLSVVPVVDKENNFIGAIEAGKLAGYVADFLQLQDPGALIVLEIDSSQYSFSEITKIVEANDAQITQLNTRPIRERNALEITIRINKLEVSDIVASFQRYDYLVKYYFGEELYTNELKENYENLMNYLNI
- a CDS encoding POTRA domain-containing protein, producing MKILTLKNSFLILILILSGCYTTIFAQTDTLPPGSKEVNKASPVTQNDPGIDSLPHSLEKKFIIRNIIFDGNRKTRDTILLRELPFKRGDSILLKNIPELFELAKTRILNLDLFQKGNVSVLLFDPPYIDIRVEVIEKWYLLPLPYFKPVDRNLNQWLFEKGASTARIDYGIKLLWDNVTGNNDKLRFYFITGYTRQLSFGYQRPYIDKRQKWGINVQVDVGKNHEVQYNTVHDKQQFIKDSGFLRNFFDSKLEFSYRKRIYTTHYFGLGMHSLRLGDTVFRLNPNIIKRSGEQLKYGEIYYRMRYQNVDYTPYPTQGHAAEIFLSKQGFNNAINVWQLNVKSIGYWRLGKLSYYSIGASGTIKVPFKQPYYNQQLLGYGDMFLRGYEYYVIDGVAGGFVNASLATRLTNFSFSLPFKRVFPEPVPLKIYSKIFGNAGYVYNPHPGPTNKMPNRLLLGGGIGFDIFTVNNFTLKVEFSYNHLGENGIYLQKKDIY